In Oscillatoria acuminata PCC 6304, a single window of DNA contains:
- a CDS encoding vWA domain-containing protein, translating to MNAAERDLRLEMLNSLLTTPHRKLEDVAELHQLMVELDPIFYGHLGVWYSKNGDVRDHQEVFVGHLLTSPLTAHRDAGFVMLQGLPPYQVGRIVDFMKQHRGKVPRSSRTAVTQYLRDREKNAKFFDRAALRNRSAMKHLYASLHIKPSDRADAVLFKNNPPQDSLAYLLKQLAKSTHPGEQAALIVEHNIPYPIAVGAIKQLTPTVLVALINSMSAQEVINNMKSLQARGAMEHPDVKALIEGKLQKAQTSDRVSAYKARVAADVANLDAATTAQLEQITNEQVKKRGKISKPTGLLVDKSGSMDSAIAVGKRLAAMISGISEAALYVYAFDTMPYPVTAQGAELSDWERAFDGIKAGGGTSIGCALEVMRRKKQVVDQIILVTDEGENGHPYFADVYQTYSRELGVMPNVLIVRVGHSCDWVETQLKQKQVPVETFTFGGDYYSLPNLVPLLSRPSRLDLLMEILDTPLPVRQTK from the coding sequence ATGAATGCAGCAGAACGCGATTTAAGACTGGAAATGCTCAATAGTTTGCTGACTACCCCCCACCGCAAACTGGAAGATGTGGCAGAATTACATCAACTGATGGTGGAATTGGACCCGATTTTTTACGGTCATTTGGGGGTTTGGTATAGCAAAAATGGGGATGTGCGGGATCATCAAGAAGTCTTTGTCGGACATTTACTCACCAGTCCCTTAACTGCACATCGAGACGCCGGTTTTGTGATGCTGCAAGGATTGCCTCCGTATCAAGTCGGACGGATTGTGGACTTTATGAAGCAGCATCGGGGGAAAGTGCCGCGTTCGTCACGCACGGCAGTGACGCAATACCTGCGCGATCGCGAAAAAAATGCCAAATTCTTCGATCGCGCCGCACTTCGCAACCGGAGTGCCATGAAACATCTGTATGCCAGCTTGCATATCAAACCGAGCGATCGCGCTGATGCAGTCCTGTTTAAAAACAACCCTCCCCAGGATTCTCTCGCCTATCTCCTCAAGCAACTGGCAAAATCAACCCATCCGGGAGAACAAGCGGCGCTGATTGTGGAACATAACATTCCCTATCCGATCGCCGTCGGTGCCATTAAACAGTTAACCCCAACGGTTTTAGTCGCACTGATTAACTCCATGTCGGCGCAGGAAGTGATCAATAACATGAAATCCCTGCAAGCACGAGGTGCGATGGAACATCCCGATGTCAAAGCGTTGATTGAGGGGAAATTACAAAAAGCGCAAACCAGCGATCGCGTCTCTGCCTACAAAGCGCGAGTCGCCGCCGATGTTGCTAACCTGGATGCTGCCACTACCGCGCAGTTAGAACAAATTACTAACGAACAAGTCAAAAAGCGCGGGAAAATCAGCAAACCCACGGGATTGCTGGTAGACAAATCCGGTTCAATGGACTCGGCGATCGCCGTGGGTAAGCGTCTAGCTGCCATGATTTCGGGGATTTCCGAAGCGGCACTCTATGTCTATGCCTTCGATACCATGCCTTACCCAGTCACCGCTCAGGGTGCTGAATTAAGCGACTGGGAACGTGCTTTCGATGGGATTAAGGCTGGGGGTGGCACCAGTATCGGTTGTGCTTTAGAAGTGATGCGTCGGAAAAAGCAGGTTGTGGACCAAATCATCCTCGTCACTGATGAAGGTGAGAATGGTCATCCCTATTTCGCCGATGTTTATCAAACCTACTCTCGCGAACTAGGAGTGATGCCGAATGTGCTGATCGTCCGTGTGGGACATTCTTGTGATTGGGTAGAAACTCAACTCAAGCAGAAGCAAGTGCCAGTAGAAACCTTCACCTTTGGCGGAGATTACTATTCCTTGCCGAATTTGGTCCCCTTGCTGTCTCGTCCCTCGCGACTGGATTTGCTGATGGAGATTCTGGACACACCCCTGCCGGTGCGTCAAACTAAATAA
- a CDS encoding HNH endonuclease yields the protein MQCGLCQREMENLTVHHLIPKQKDGAKGPKVDICSACHRQVHALFDNARLAQELNTVEKLQEEPQMKKFLAWVRKQKPDKRIKVNR from the coding sequence ATGCAGTGTGGACTCTGCCAACGAGAGATGGAGAACCTCACGGTTCATCACCTGATTCCGAAACAAAAAGATGGCGCAAAAGGGCCGAAGGTTGATATTTGTTCAGCTTGTCACCGTCAGGTTCATGCACTTTTTGATAATGCTCGACTAGCGCAAGAACTGAATACGGTGGAAAAACTCCAGGAAGAACCTCAAATGAAGAAGTTTCTAGCTTGGGTGAGGAAGCAAAAGCCGGATAAACGGATTAAAGTTAATCGCTAA
- a CDS encoding DUF305 domain-containing protein — MNSGQNTMEEQAGTERHEGMGSSYIRYFAMIGTSIVVMFFLMYLHSYQILGHAWFSETRVFMALIMGAAMMVIMLSYMLHMYKSRTMNIAIYLGAIVLFGASLWLVRSQVTVSDVDYMEGMIPHHSIAILTSERAQIQDLRVRELADEIIESQRREIREMEWLISDIRDNDLVTTQAELEARPMPEFSGDPE; from the coding sequence ATGAATAGCGGCCAAAACACTATGGAAGAACAGGCAGGTACTGAACGCCACGAAGGAATGGGGAGTAGTTACATCAGGTACTTTGCAATGATTGGAACCTCAATCGTTGTGATGTTTTTCTTAATGTACCTGCATTCGTACCAAATTCTAGGTCATGCCTGGTTTAGTGAAACACGAGTCTTCATGGCACTGATCATGGGTGCTGCAATGATGGTAATTATGCTGTCATATATGCTGCATATGTATAAAAGTCGCACTATGAACATCGCCATCTACCTAGGTGCTATTGTGCTGTTCGGGGCTTCACTATGGCTGGTACGCAGTCAGGTCACGGTGAGCGACGTCGATTATATGGAAGGCATGATTCCCCACCATTCAATTGCTATTTTGACCAGTGAGCGAGCACAGATTCAGGATCTTCGGGTGCGTGAACTGGCTGATGAAATCATCGAATCCCAGCGGCGAGAGATTAGAGAGATGGAGTGGCTGATTTCTGACATTAGAGACAACGATTTGGTTACTACACAAGCTGAGTTAGAAGCAAGACCAATGCCAGAGTTTTCGGGAGATCCCGAATAG
- the pgmB gene encoding beta-phosphoglucomutase: MYATDWTITERNFDPASEPHHQETVFTLGNGYLGTRGTFEEGYPGAKPATLINGLYDKVAIVHTELANCPDWLPMVVSVGGEYFSLDRGEILHYERQLDMRRGILRRQIRWRSPQGKTLDLHFERFTSLAEHHIAAIRLSVTPVDFSDIVEIQAGLDGHPDNQGIKHWKWINQGLTPVRTPQSTNSLPFSLLPSEVDGVWMQLSTLHSGIELGMATQLSVKNAQQQPLPVLAMTTPGYPTLTTRFEGNRGETVTVEKLVTIYTSRETEAPTAEAIAKLSQLPDYDTLRDEHTAAWDRLWEKSDVVIEGDLKAQQAIRYNLFQLLQAAPHHDSHVSIPAKTLSGFAYRGHVFWDTEIFLLPFLSYTQPAIAKNALTYRYHTLPGARRKAAQSGYEGAMFAWESAATGDEVTPRWVPDAEGKELVRIWCGDIELHITTDVAYAAWNYWQITGDDAWMVDYGAELILDTAVFWGSRAEWNGDRNCYEIRDVIGPDENHDRVNNNTFTNRMMQWHLETAQGVLNWLQDFAPDQAQALVQQLDLNAKRLTHWNHVIERIYLPTPSQTGLIEQSEGFFALKDVNLADYEPRQHSMQAILGIETTNQCQILKQPDVLMLLYLLGDRYDSQTLQANWDYYCPRTDHVYGSSLGPAIHAVLAAQLDKPTEAYEHFMRAALVDLEDVRGNACEGIHAASTGGVWQAIVFGFAGIRLTERGPIANPHLPPGWTRLKFKLSWRDRWYEFDIKQESALADAQKTTSHGSEITATALRDKLRGVIFDLDGVLTDTAEYHYLGWKQLADEEGIPFDREANEAMRGLARRESLLTLLGSRQVPEAQMQEMMDRKNRYYVDLVAEIGPQDLLPGAMEFLMELQAAGIQVAIGSSSKNAHMVVERLGIGHLVQAIADGYSVSRSKPAPDLFLHAAELLGIPSSQCIVFEDADSGVEAAKAAGMLAIGLGPVERFQDADLVLPSLEYIQWTDLLDKLAQTALLSGDLAAIGDRIGAGSL; this comes from the coding sequence ATGTACGCAACCGATTGGACTATCACCGAACGCAACTTTGACCCAGCCAGCGAACCGCATCATCAAGAAACGGTTTTTACCCTAGGAAATGGCTATCTTGGCACTCGTGGAACCTTCGAGGAAGGCTATCCGGGCGCAAAACCGGCCACCTTAATTAATGGCCTGTATGATAAGGTCGCGATCGTCCATACGGAACTGGCAAATTGTCCCGATTGGCTGCCGATGGTGGTTTCTGTCGGTGGCGAATACTTCAGCCTCGATCGCGGCGAAATCCTGCACTACGAAAGACAACTGGATATGCGACGCGGCATTCTCCGCCGCCAAATTCGCTGGCGCAGTCCCCAGGGAAAAACCCTGGACCTCCATTTTGAGCGGTTTACCAGTCTTGCCGAACACCATATCGCCGCCATCCGCCTCTCGGTTACCCCGGTTGATTTCTCCGATATCGTGGAAATCCAAGCGGGACTCGATGGACACCCAGACAACCAAGGAATCAAGCATTGGAAATGGATTAATCAAGGTTTAACCCCCGTTAGAACCCCTCAATCCACCAATTCCCTGCCCTTTTCCCTCCTCCCCTCAGAAGTGGATGGGGTCTGGATGCAGTTGTCTACATTACATAGTGGAATTGAGTTGGGAATGGCAACCCAGCTTTCTGTTAAAAACGCCCAGCAGCAACCCCTTCCGGTGTTGGCGATGACGACCCCGGGATACCCCACCCTCACCACCCGCTTTGAAGGCAACCGGGGAGAAACGGTAACGGTGGAAAAATTGGTGACAATTTACACCTCCCGGGAAACCGAGGCCCCAACTGCGGAGGCGATCGCCAAACTGAGTCAACTCCCCGACTATGACACCCTGCGGGATGAACATACTGCCGCCTGGGACCGCCTCTGGGAAAAATCCGATGTGGTGATTGAAGGGGACCTCAAAGCCCAACAAGCAATCCGCTATAACCTGTTCCAATTGCTGCAAGCGGCCCCCCATCATGATAGTCATGTCAGCATTCCCGCAAAAACGTTATCGGGGTTTGCTTACCGGGGGCACGTTTTTTGGGATACGGAAATTTTTCTGCTGCCCTTTTTAAGCTACACCCAACCAGCGATCGCCAAAAATGCCCTGACTTATCGCTACCACACCCTCCCCGGTGCTCGTCGCAAAGCAGCACAGTCGGGGTATGAAGGGGCGATGTTTGCCTGGGAAAGTGCAGCTACGGGAGATGAAGTCACCCCCCGTTGGGTCCCAGATGCGGAAGGCAAAGAATTGGTGCGGATTTGGTGTGGGGACATCGAACTGCACATCACCACCGATGTTGCTTATGCTGCCTGGAACTACTGGCAAATTACCGGGGATGACGCCTGGATGGTAGACTATGGCGCAGAATTAATCCTGGATACCGCAGTATTCTGGGGAAGTCGCGCCGAATGGAATGGCGATCGCAACTGTTATGAAATCCGCGATGTGATTGGACCCGACGAAAATCACGATCGCGTCAATAACAATACCTTCACCAACCGGATGATGCAATGGCATCTGGAAACCGCACAAGGTGTCTTAAATTGGTTGCAGGATTTCGCACCGGATCAGGCGCAGGCATTGGTACAGCAACTGGATCTCAATGCCAAACGCCTCACCCATTGGAACCATGTCATTGAGCGAATTTACCTGCCTACTCCCTCACAGACGGGGTTAATTGAGCAATCAGAAGGCTTTTTCGCGCTCAAAGATGTGAATTTGGCGGATTACGAACCCCGTCAGCACTCGATGCAGGCGATTTTGGGAATTGAGACAACGAATCAATGCCAGATTCTCAAACAGCCGGATGTGTTGATGTTGCTGTATCTGTTGGGCGATCGTTACGATTCCCAAACCCTGCAAGCGAACTGGGATTATTACTGTCCCCGTACCGATCACGTTTATGGATCGAGTCTGGGTCCAGCAATTCATGCGGTGTTAGCGGCGCAATTGGATAAACCGACAGAGGCGTATGAGCACTTCATGCGGGCGGCATTAGTCGATTTGGAAGATGTGCGGGGTAATGCTTGTGAGGGGATTCACGCTGCCTCAACAGGAGGAGTCTGGCAAGCGATCGTGTTTGGATTTGCCGGAATCCGTCTGACGGAACGCGGTCCGATCGCCAATCCTCACTTACCCCCAGGATGGACTCGCCTGAAGTTCAAACTCTCCTGGCGCGATCGCTGGTATGAGTTTGATATTAAACAGGAGAGTGCCTTGGCAGATGCTCAAAAAACAACATCTCACGGGTCCGAAATTACCGCAACAGCTTTGCGCGATAAGTTGCGCGGTGTCATCTTTGATTTGGATGGGGTACTCACCGATACGGCAGAATACCATTATTTAGGCTGGAAGCAACTAGCGGATGAGGAGGGTATTCCCTTCGATCGCGAGGCGAATGAAGCGATGCGCGGGTTGGCACGTCGTGAGTCGCTGTTAACGTTGCTAGGCAGTCGCCAAGTTCCCGAAGCGCAAATGCAGGAGATGATGGACCGCAAAAACCGATACTATGTAGACCTAGTAGCGGAGATTGGTCCTCAAGATTTGTTACCGGGGGCGATGGAATTTTTGATGGAACTGCAAGCGGCAGGGATTCAGGTGGCGATCGGGTCATCCAGCAAAAATGCTCACATGGTCGTAGAACGGTTGGGAATTGGGCATTTGGTGCAGGCGATCGCCGATGGATACAGTGTATCGCGATCGAAACCCGCCCCAGACTTGTTCCTCCATGCTGCCGAACTGTTGGGAATCCCTTCCTCCCAGTGCATCGTCTTTGAAGATGCCGACTCCGGGGTAGAAGCAGCCAAAGCAGCCGGAATGTTAGCGATAGGTTTAGGTCCCGTGGAACGCTTCCAGGATGCGGATTTGGTCCTGCCGTCCTTAGAGTATATCCAGTGGACGGATTTGCTGGACAAACTCGCACAAACCGCCCTGTTGTCTGGGGATTTAGCGGCGATCGGCGATCGGATTGGTGCCGGTTCTCTGTAA
- a CDS encoding succinylglutamate desuccinylase/aspartoacylase domain-containing protein has protein sequence MLPIIETIPIVQLASGDQLFIQVYKFIGDNPGPKAYIQSNLHGAEIAGNAVIHQLIEFLQEVDDCSISGEIWLVPVCNPLGINQRSQHFSSGRYHSYDGKDWNRIFWDYEKEATDINDFAYSLINVDPEEIEEYYRQIILEKFHQLQKNINAASGVPFVEQYRYKLQSLSLDANYVIDCHSSTNQGLDYLYCFNSREESAKAFLLDYAILMTEYDGDAFDEAGMKPWLALENSLAKQGKPMQFDVESWTLELGTGMQMNPQSVTKGVRGIQNYLAKKGMLDIPGFPLPETASHSVIFIRKDRIRKYYATAGGMIQKQLPLGTVVQTGDCLYQLLSFDKTGEPPKIIDIPAVEPGLIFDVCTNYSANQGDYVLSIFQGKPENFCQN, from the coding sequence ATGCTGCCGATTATTGAGACGATTCCTATTGTTCAACTCGCTTCAGGCGATCAATTGTTTATCCAGGTTTATAAATTTATTGGAGACAATCCCGGTCCCAAAGCCTATATCCAATCCAATTTACATGGCGCAGAAATTGCCGGAAACGCGGTCATTCATCAATTGATAGAGTTTTTACAGGAAGTAGATGACTGTTCAATTAGCGGCGAGATTTGGCTGGTTCCGGTTTGTAATCCTCTGGGAATTAATCAGCGATCGCAACATTTTTCCAGTGGACGCTACCACAGCTATGATGGCAAAGACTGGAATCGAATATTTTGGGATTATGAAAAAGAAGCCACAGACATTAACGACTTTGCCTACTCTCTCATTAATGTTGATCCAGAAGAAATTGAAGAATATTATCGACAGATTATCCTCGAAAAATTTCATCAACTCCAAAAAAATATCAACGCTGCCAGTGGCGTTCCCTTCGTGGAACAGTATCGCTATAAATTACAATCATTGAGCTTAGATGCCAATTATGTGATTGACTGTCACAGTTCCACCAATCAAGGACTAGATTATCTCTACTGCTTCAATTCCCGAGAAGAAAGCGCCAAAGCCTTTCTGCTTGATTATGCAATTTTGATGACCGAGTATGATGGCGATGCCTTCGATGAAGCGGGGATGAAACCTTGGCTGGCATTAGAGAACAGTTTAGCCAAACAGGGAAAACCCATGCAGTTTGATGTCGAATCCTGGACCCTTGAACTGGGTACCGGAATGCAAATGAATCCGCAGTCCGTCACCAAAGGAGTGCGCGGGATTCAGAACTATTTGGCTAAAAAAGGGATGTTGGATATTCCCGGATTTCCCTTGCCGGAAACAGCGTCGCATTCTGTTATTTTTATCCGAAAAGACCGAATTCGTAAATATTATGCCACTGCCGGGGGAATGATTCAGAAACAATTGCCTTTGGGGACCGTAGTTCAAACCGGCGACTGTCTTTACCAACTCTTAAGTTTTGACAAAACTGGAGAACCTCCCAAAATCATCGATATTCCGGCTGTCGAACCCGGTTTAATTTTCGATGTTTGCACCAATTATTCCGCAAATCAAGGGGATTATGTCTTATCTATTTTCCAGGGAAAACCTGAGAACTTCTGTCAAAATTAA
- a CDS encoding Uma2 family endonuclease, which produces MSKQIITQTLTKPISFDEFVAWYPENAACKYELHNGRIVEMPLGTGAHSNITGFITGELHLEIKRLKLPYSIPGDCLLKPLEDESGYQPDIIVLDREQLSNEPRWQKESIITLGSSVRLLVKLVNTNWHKDYLRKAGDYESMEIPEYWIVDYLGLGGRRFIGSSKPPTISVFHLVDGEYDVRQFRDDERVESLAFPELQLTAAQIFQA; this is translated from the coding sequence ATGAGTAAACAAATCATAACTCAGACCCTTACAAAACCCATCTCCTTTGATGAATTTGTAGCCTGGTATCCAGAAAATGCCGCCTGTAAATATGAATTACACAACGGAAGGATTGTAGAAATGCCTTTAGGAACGGGTGCCCACTCTAATATTACGGGTTTTATCACGGGTGAACTCCATTTGGAAATCAAACGTCTAAAATTACCTTACTCTATTCCCGGTGATTGCTTACTGAAACCCTTGGAGGATGAATCAGGTTATCAGCCTGATATTATTGTCCTGGATCGGGAGCAACTAAGCAACGAACCCCGTTGGCAGAAAGAGTCTATCATTACCCTCGGGAGTTCAGTGCGGTTATTGGTAAAATTAGTGAATACCAATTGGCACAAGGATTATCTAAGAAAAGCGGGAGATTATGAATCAATGGAAATTCCAGAATACTGGATTGTAGACTATCTAGGTTTAGGGGGTCGGCGCTTCATTGGTAGTTCTAAACCCCCGACTATTTCGGTTTTTCACCTAGTCGATGGCGAGTATGATGTCAGGCAATTTCGAGATGATGAAAGAGTTGAGTCTTTGGCTTTTCCAGAATTACAATTAACAGCAGCACAAATTTTTCAAGCGTAA
- a CDS encoding type I restriction-modification system subunit M → MTNGLNGQNGHKKKLETQLWNIADSLRGKMNADEFRDYCLGFIFYKYLSERQHLYANEVLAEDGIDFLEIDESSEEGQEYLEAIKEESIASLGYFLKPSELFSSLAERALGTQKAHEGNLADEDFESSNFILDDLTQVLNGIERSTMGKESEEDFDHLFEDLDLTSTKLGRTPKAKNALIAKILVHLDKIDFRLEDTESDVLGDAYEYLIGQFASGAGKKAGEFYTPQQVSKVLAKIVTTGKRRLKSVYDPTCGSGSLLLRVAREVESVGDFYGQEMNRTTYNLARMNMILHGVHYRNFDLRQEDTLEHPQHEGMRFEAVVANPPFSAKWSANKLFESDDRFSQYGSLAPGSKADFAFVQHMLHHLDDNGIMAVVLPHGVLFRGAAEGRIRQYVIKERNWLDAVIGLPANIFYGTSIPTCVLVFKKWREHPDDVLFIDASAYFEKAKNQNYLRDEDVDKIVQTYRERLQKEKYSYRAPLTEIEENDFNLNIPRYVDTFEEEEEIDLDAVAREIREIDQEMVETDRLIRGFCEELGIESPF, encoded by the coding sequence ATGACGAACGGACTAAATGGGCAAAACGGACACAAGAAAAAGCTAGAAACTCAGCTTTGGAATATTGCCGATTCCCTGCGGGGTAAGATGAATGCCGATGAGTTTCGGGATTACTGCTTAGGGTTCATTTTCTATAAATACCTGTCCGAGCGTCAGCATCTCTATGCTAATGAAGTCTTAGCCGAGGATGGCATTGATTTTCTGGAGATTGATGAATCTTCGGAGGAAGGGCAAGAATATTTAGAGGCGATAAAGGAAGAGTCGATCGCCTCGTTGGGTTATTTTCTCAAGCCGTCGGAGTTGTTTAGTTCGTTGGCAGAACGGGCGTTAGGAACTCAGAAAGCCCATGAGGGAAATCTCGCCGATGAGGATTTTGAGTCATCTAATTTTATTTTAGATGACCTGACCCAGGTGCTCAATGGGATTGAACGTTCGACAATGGGGAAAGAAAGTGAAGAGGATTTTGATCACTTGTTTGAGGATTTGGATCTGACTTCGACGAAGTTGGGGCGCACTCCGAAGGCAAAAAATGCCCTGATTGCTAAGATTTTGGTGCATTTGGATAAAATCGATTTTCGCCTAGAGGATACGGAAAGTGATGTGCTGGGGGATGCCTATGAGTATTTGATTGGGCAGTTTGCCAGTGGTGCCGGGAAGAAAGCGGGGGAGTTTTACACGCCGCAGCAGGTTTCTAAAGTGTTAGCCAAGATTGTTACAACGGGAAAGCGGCGGCTGAAGTCAGTCTATGACCCTACCTGTGGATCGGGTTCCCTGTTGCTACGGGTGGCGCGGGAGGTGGAGTCCGTTGGGGATTTCTACGGGCAGGAGATGAACCGCACCACCTACAACCTGGCGCGCATGAACATGATTTTGCATGGGGTGCATTATCGCAATTTTGATCTGCGCCAGGAGGATACCCTAGAACATCCGCAGCATGAGGGAATGCGGTTTGAGGCGGTGGTGGCAAATCCGCCGTTTTCCGCGAAGTGGAGCGCCAATAAGCTGTTTGAGTCTGACGATCGCTTTAGTCAGTATGGGTCATTGGCTCCCGGTTCTAAGGCGGATTTTGCCTTTGTGCAGCATATGCTCCATCATCTGGATGACAATGGCATAATGGCGGTGGTGTTGCCCCACGGGGTTTTGTTTCGGGGCGCGGCTGAGGGGCGGATTCGTCAATATGTGATTAAGGAGCGCAATTGGTTGGACGCCGTGATTGGGTTGCCTGCTAATATTTTTTATGGGACGAGTATCCCCACTTGTGTGCTGGTGTTTAAGAAGTGGCGGGAACATCCTGATGATGTTTTGTTTATTGATGCCAGTGCCTATTTTGAAAAAGCAAAGAATCAGAACTATTTGCGGGATGAGGATGTTGATAAGATTGTTCAGACTTATCGGGAGCGGTTGCAGAAAGAAAAGTATAGTTATCGCGCTCCGTTAACGGAAATTGAGGAAAATGATTTCAATCTAAATATTCCCCGTTATGTAGATACGTTTGAAGAGGAGGAGGAAATTGATTTAGATGCAGTGGCGCGGGAGATCCGAGAGATAGATCAGGAGATGGTGGAGACGGACCGGCTGATTCGGGGGTTTTGCGAGGAGTTGGGGATTGAGTCGCCTTTTTAG
- a CDS encoding ribbon-helix-helix domain-containing protein, giving the protein MNVNLTPEQESLVQAKIATGKYQSTEQVIEVAFRLLEEYERAESEWALLVREKVQAAIARAEEEPPIDGELFVSGILERFKKG; this is encoded by the coding sequence ATGAATGTAAATCTTACACCAGAGCAGGAGAGCCTAGTTCAAGCGAAGATTGCCACGGGTAAATATCAATCGACTGAGCAGGTGATTGAGGTTGCTTTTCGGTTGCTTGAGGAATACGAACGGGCAGAAAGTGAATGGGCTTTGTTGGTTCGGGAAAAAGTCCAAGCGGCTATTGCTCGCGCAGAGGAGGAACCGCCCATTGATGGGGAACTGTTTGTTTCGGGAATTTTAGAGCGGTTTAAAAAGGGATAG
- a CDS encoding Fic family protein, translating to MEPRLNQSFVRVRADRLLGSSSRLYGKFIQQIKRLSQQKDLSLPALISHYLIMNYRVKLEQIDKLKTWLDGFRPFEPMMIAELKKLYDVRFTYNSNAIEGNTLTQSETELVLTKGITVGGKTLDEHLEVIGHKEAIDYIEGLAQKDTEINQWEIKQIHNLILRKINPDEAGSYRTLDVMAAGTNYRYPPHYLLSQLMADFVTWLNSDSALALHPVEYATMAHYRFVSIHPFRDGNGRTARLLMNLLLIRAGYPIVVIDNQIRNDYINALAYGQQNQDNLSQLFELVCDAAIRSLVEVLSLLVTATSSIENGQGFYQEFTDFINNNFRT from the coding sequence ATGGAACCGAGACTCAATCAGTCCTTTGTTAGGGTGAGGGCCGATCGCTTGTTGGGGTCTTCTTCTCGACTATACGGTAAATTTATTCAACAGATTAAGAGGTTAAGTCAACAGAAAGATTTATCATTACCGGCTTTGATAAGTCACTATTTAATTATGAATTATCGGGTTAAATTAGAGCAAATAGATAAACTCAAAACTTGGTTGGATGGCTTTAGACCGTTTGAACCCATGATGATCGCTGAACTCAAAAAACTTTATGATGTTCGATTTACTTATAATTCTAATGCGATTGAAGGGAATACGTTAACCCAAAGTGAAACCGAGTTAGTTTTAACAAAGGGCATTACGGTGGGGGGCAAAACTCTCGACGAACATTTAGAAGTGATCGGGCATAAGGAGGCGATCGACTATATTGAAGGGTTAGCCCAAAAAGATACGGAAATTAATCAATGGGAAATTAAACAAATTCATAATTTAATTCTCCGAAAAATCAACCCGGATGAAGCGGGGAGTTATCGGACTCTGGATGTAATGGCGGCAGGGACAAATTATCGTTATCCTCCCCATTATTTACTGTCTCAATTAATGGCGGATTTTGTGACATGGCTCAATTCAGATTCTGCTTTGGCACTCCATCCCGTAGAATATGCAACAATGGCTCATTATCGGTTTGTTTCGATTCATCCTTTTCGAGATGGAAATGGGAGAACCGCTAGATTATTAATGAATCTGCTATTAATTCGGGCGGGGTATCCTATTGTTGTGATTGACAATCAAATTCGGAATGATTATATTAATGCGTTAGCCTACGGACAACAAAACCAAGATAATTTAAGCCAGCTTTTTGAGTTGGTTTGTGATGCGGCAATTCGTTCTCTGGTGGAAGTTTTAAGTTTATTAGTGACTGCAACCAGTAGTATAGAAAATGGGCAGGGTTTTTATCAGGAATTTACTGATTTTATTAACAATAATTTTAGGACATAA
- a CDS encoding Uma2 family endonuclease, producing MILVKDNVPPLTPEEYFTWEEQQLEKHELINGRVYAMSGGSVNHSRIAVRLTTLFANHLEGSGCETGNSDLRVNIAETNNCIYPDISVTCDDRDKTATEYITYPCLIVEVLSKSTEAYDRGRKFRMYRQNPALIDYLLVSSTSIEMDLYHKNEAGSWLIINYQAGDTVELKSINLSFPIEQVYRGLDLTLETTT from the coding sequence ATGATTTTAGTAAAAGATAACGTTCCACCGCTTACCCCAGAAGAATACTTTACTTGGGAAGAACAGCAGCTAGAAAAACATGAACTGATTAACGGTCGAGTCTATGCCATGAGTGGCGGCAGCGTAAACCATAGCCGCATTGCCGTCCGACTCACAACCCTATTCGCCAACCATTTAGAGGGAAGTGGATGCGAAACGGGTAACTCAGACTTGAGAGTTAATATTGCTGAAACCAATAATTGTATCTATCCAGATATCAGCGTCACTTGCGACGATCGCGACAAAACTGCCACCGAATATATCACCTATCCCTGCCTAATCGTCGAAGTCTTATCCAAAAGTACAGAAGCCTACGACAGAGGTAGAAAATTCCGAATGTACCGCCAAAACCCAGCCTTAATCGATTATCTCTTGGTTAGTTCCACCAGCATCGAAATGGATTTGTATCATAAAAATGAGGCAGGCAGTTGGTTAATTATCAACTATCAAGCAGGGGATACGGTCGAACTGAAAAGCATCAATCTCAGCTTTCCGATTGAACAGGTTTATCGCGGTTTGGATTTAACTCTAGAAACCACAACCTAA